TCCCACAGCACCTTCAAAGCTCTCATTCCATCTCTCAGTCTATTAACAGGGAAGACAGAGCCCAGGAGATTGACGGctacacacacgcacgcacacgtcCCTGACTTGACCACACACTCTCATTCCGTCTCGCAGTCTATGAACAGGGAAGACAGAGCCCAGGAGattgacagacacacagacacacacacacacacacacacacacacacacacgtccctgACTTCACCACCTGGGGACGCCCAGAGCTCCTCCCACAGCACCTTCAAAGCTCTCATTCCATGTCTCAGTCTATTAACAGGGAAGACAGAGCCCAGGAGATTGacggctacacacacacacccccccccagaTTGacggctacacacacacacacacgtccctgAGCTGTCCACCGGGGGACACTCTCATTCCGTCTCTCAGTCCTATTAACAGAGAAGATGGAGCCCAGCAGATTGtcggctacacacacacacacacacacacacacacacacacacacacagatggagcCCAGCAGATTGacggctacacacacacacacacacgtccctgACTTCACAACCTGGGGATGCCCAGAGCTCCTCCCACAGCACCTTCAAAGCTCTCATTCCATCTCTCAGTCTATGAACAGGGAAGACAGAGCCCAGGAGAttgacagacagacacacacacacacacacacacacacacacgtccctgACTTGACCACCTGGGGACACTCTCATTCCATCTTGCAGTCTATGAACAGGGAAGACGGAGCCCCGGAGAGGCCTCCGTCCCGCGCTGCCCTGGCAAATCTGGGTTCCGAGTCTGAGTTCAGCGGTGTTAAAAAAACAATAGTCTACGTCCCCCGCTTGGGGCCACATATAGCAAACCCTATTTACCGCATCCGGGCACATCACGATTCCACCTGCCGAGGCCCCCACCACTGTCCTAGGTCCATCCCCAGCTTGGCGACGGTTCCAAATGCCTCCCCCGACCGCCCCCCAgtcaaagtctcgctctgtcgcccaggctggagtgcagtggcgcgatctcagctcacggcaacctccacctcccacgttcaagcgattctcctacctcagcctctggggtagctgggactacaggcacctgccaccacacccagctaatttttgcatatttagtagagtCGGTAtttctctgtgttgctcaggcaggtctcgaactcctgacctcaggtgatccacccacctcggcctcccaaagtgctggaattacaggcttgagccaccgtgcctgacctcaGACACCTTTTGGTGCTTCTTGTTTGAGATGTGGGGtcttaactctgtcacccaggctggagtgcagtgctgcaatctgagctcaccgcagcctccacctcctgggctcaagtgatcctcccacctcagcctcccgagcagccgggaccacaggcacccaccaccacgcctggctgatttttcttttttttctttttttgtagataaggggccttaccatgttgcccatgctggtatcaaactcctgggctcaagcaatcctcccacctcagcctccttcccaACGCATAAATGGGGGTGACACCTCTGCGCAGTCCCCACTGTCTCCCTCATTCTGTTTTACAACTACGGTCACATAAAGTAACGCAGAGAGGCGAGCCCCGTTATTCCCCCTTAAAACGTAGCCTGGAGCTTGCAGGACGCGGGCAGGTGGTAAAGATTCAGAGGCCAATTGAGATCACACGATTTTAAGCTAATTCAGGTGATTTTTAAGCTAATCAAGGGCCCCTTTCACGCAGGTGACTTTAAACGAATCGAGTTCTCCTTTCACAGAACTAAAAGGGGAGGTTATTTTACACAAATGCGCAGGCTACAGCCACCTGTCCTTCCTAGGGACTTCGGGCTGAAAATGTCACCTCTCGCACCGTTAATCCAAGCCCTGCAGGGCTGTTAGGAAGGGAATTAGCAGCTGGGATACCCCCATCCTACAATGAGGGGGGTTTAGCAAACCCTCCTGAAATCCCAAGGCCGCAGCTTCCTGCAGACGCTTAAGGAACATGCCAAATGCAACTGATCTCCTGAAAAATGCAAGCACTGCTGCTGAGGGCTGGGGTTCCGGGACGCTTTGCACACCACAGGTCACAGTTTGTGGGGGAGCTTCTCTGGGACCGGCTGACTCTTACCGTCCCCTGGACCCAGGGGGGCGCCGCTCGCATCCTCCTGGCATCTCCCAGGCCCCTGCCGCACTCACAGCTCCACCGCAGGGGCTCCCCAGGCTGGACTCAGACCCGCTGGATCCCATCCAGGCCCCCAGTGTAGACTCAGAGGCCCCTGGGATGGACTCGAGGCCCCAAAGCAGACTTCAGGACCCTCAGAGCTGGACCTCCACCCTCCAAGGCAGCATTCGGAACCCTCACGGCTGGACTCGAGGCCCAAGGCAGACATGGGGACCCCTGGGAGGCGTCCGGGACCCCCAGGACAGGATTCCAGCCCCCCGGCCAGACGTGGGGACTCCTGGGCGGTGTCCAGGACGCCTGGGGCTGGACCCAAGCCCCCAAGGCTAGATGTGGGGGACCCCCAGGGCTGGACTCAAGCCCCCAAGGCAGACGAGGGGACCCACCTGGGCGGCGCCCGGGACCCCCCCAGAGCAGGTCTCCAGCCCCAGAGCAGAGGTGGGGACTCCTGGGCGGCGTCCGGGACCCCCAGAGCAGGTCTCCAGCCCCCAGAAGAGGTGGGGACTCCTGGGCGGCGTCCGGGACCCCAGAGCAGGTCTCCAGCCCCCAGAGCAGAGGTGGGGACTCCTGGGCGGCGTCCGGGACCCCCAGAGCAGGTCTCCAGCCCCCAGAACAGAGGTGGGGACTCCTGGGCGGCGTCCGGGACCCCCAGAGCAGGTCTCCAGCCCCCAGAGCAGAGGTGGGGACTCCTGGGCAGCGTCCGGGACCCCCAGAGCAGGTCTCCACCCCCAGAGCAGGGGGACTCCTGGGCGGCGTCCGGGACCCCCAGAGCAGCAGAGGTGGGGACTCCTGGGCGGCGTCCGGGACCCCCAGAGCCGGTCTCCAGCCCCCAAGGCAGACGTGGGGACCCACCTGGGCGGTGTCTGGGACTCCCACGGGGGAACGCCAGTCTCCAAGGCAGACGTGAGGACCCCCGGGCAGCGTCCGGGACCCCCAGGGCTGCACTCGAGCCCCCAAAGCAGACATGGGGCTCCCTGGGTGGCGTCCGGGACCCCCAGGGCTGGACTCATGCCCCCAGGGCAGACGTGGGGACTCCTGGGCGGCGTCCGGGACCCCCACGGcggcactccagcctccagagcagaCGTAGAGACCCCCGGGCGGTGTCCGGGACCCCCAGGGCTGGACTCGAGCCCCCAAGGCAGACGTGGGGACCCCGGAGATTGAAGCCAAGCCCCCGAGGCGGCGTTCCGCACCCTCGCAATCAGACTTGGACTCTACCCAGCGCGGAACGGGGTAGGACGGGAGCGGGAACGAGGCGGGTGAGGGCAGCGCCGCCGGGGCTGGGGGTCCTGGCGCCTACACGGCCGGCGGCTGCACCGGGCGCCGAGTCTGGTAGCAGCAGCCCACGCCTAATGATAAGCGGCCCGGCCCCGCCTCCCCCGCCCGCGATGCATGCCAATCACCAGCACATGATGCGGGTTGACCAATGAGGAGCCCTCCCGTGCTGCAGAGCCCGCCCCGACCGCACGCCAATCACAGCACGTGACGCGGAATGACCAATGAGGAGCACGCCTTGTGCTGGGGCATGGCACTGGGGAGCCCGCCTCGGCCGCACGCCAATCACCAGCACGTGACGCGGGAGGACCAATGAGCACGCCCTGTGTTGAGGGGGGGTGGAACTGGGGAGCCCGCCCCGGCCGCACGCCAATCACCAGCACGTGACGCGGGATGACCAATGAGGAACACGCCCTGTGCCGAGGAGAGGCGCTGGTGAGCCCGCCCCGGCCGCACGCCAATCACGAGCACGTGACGAGAAACGCCTGTGGGCAGCCCCGCCCCACCGCTCAGCCGCCCGACGCGCCATGTGGGCCCTGCGGGCCGCCGTACGCCGGGGACTGCGGCTCTCCCGCGTGGGCCGCGGCCTCCCGGCTCCGAGGGCAGCCGCGCCGTCCTGCCCCGCGCGCGCGCTCGCCGCTGTCGGCCGCAGGGGCCCCGGGAATCTGGAGGGGCCATGGGGCGGAGGGCCGGGTCTGCGGGCGGACGGCGGCCGAAGCCGCGCGGAAGACGACGAGGAGGAGCCGGAAGATGCGGACGAGAAcgcagaggaggaggagctgctgcAGGGAGAGCCTCTGCTGCCGGCGGGGACCCAGCGCGTGTGTCTGGTTCACCCTGACGTCAAGTGGGGCCCGGGAAAGCCGCAGATGACGCGAGGTGACCGCGGCGGGGCTTCCAGGACAGAAACGGGAGCTGCAGATCTGGGGGCGGGGCTCTGAGGGGAGAGTCTCATTGGTGGAGATTCAGGGGCGGGGCTCCGGGGAGAATCTCATAGGTGGAGGCGCAGGGGCGTGGCTCTGCAGGGAGGATTTCATAGGTGGAGATTCGGGGGCGGGGCTCGGGAGAATCAAATGGCGATTCGAGGGCGGGGCCCGGGAGATTCACAGGTGGAGACGCAGGACGAGGCTCTGAGGGGAAGAGCTCAGCTGGCGACTTAGGGGCGGGGCTTCAGGGGGCGAGGCTCTAAGGAGAGGATCTGATAGGTGGAGACGCAAGGGCGTGGCATTGAGGGGCGGGGCTCTTAAGGGAGGAGCTCCTGGATGGTGATGCcggggcagggctctgaggggaCGATCTCGTAGGTGGAGGTACCTGGGCGGGGTTCGGGGGAGGAGCCTATGGTGAAAGGGCGGGACTTATGGGGAAGAGGGGAGGCTGTCATGGGTGGAGGTGCGTGGGCGGGGCTTCGGGGGGAGGGGCTATGGGGTAAACGTGAGGGGGCGGAGCTTATGGGGAGGAGCacgtggggtggggaggagctcGTGGGGCGGGATGGGGTGGGGTCGAGCCCGTGGGATGGAGCCCATGGGGTTTGATGGGGTGAGGTCGAGCCCGTGGGGCGGAGCccatgggctgggctgggctgggctggttcTCACTGATGGGACCCGTTTCTCTTGCCCCTGGGTTAGAGGTAGGCACGGCGTGTttggggtcaggggagggagggTGTCCAGCGGGCCAATCTGTGTCcagtccccccaccccactccactcccctaggaggaaatgcaaatgaatacGTCGTTGCATGTGCCAGAGTCTCAAAAAcgttgatttttttccccttggaaGCCCCTGTAGTCGTTGAATGGTTTTCCTCTACGGgtgttttccaaaatggtcaGTTCTTGGAACAGCGGAAGCCCCAAACTGCTCACAACATTGCGCAGACCTCTTGCCTCTCTCCTCCCAAAACCTGCCCACGGTTCTTCAGTAATCCCTGAGCACCCCCAGCTCCCCGGTTCCCTGCTGCGCCCTCCTGGAGCCCAAATTCCACGTAAGGCAGGGTCGCCCTCGTGTCCCGCTGTGGCTCCGGCGTCCCTCCCCCGTCAGATTCCTGCTTAGAGGACCTACGGGGCACGGAGTCGTATCTGGGGACAAACGCCGGCTGGGGGTGCGTTCTCAGGGGACATTGTCTCAAGGACAGGGGGAGGCCTCCCTGGGCAGGTGTGGACGGGGGCCCCGGGCCTACCCCAAAGGGAAGCATCTCTCACGCTGGCCCTTGTGTCCCCGCAGCCGAGTGGCAGGTGGCGGAGGCCACAGCGCTGGTGCACACGCTGGACGGCTGGTCCGTGGTGCAGACAATGGTCGTATCCACCAAATCACCGGACAGGAAGCTCGTCTTCGGCAAAGGAAACTTCCAACACCTGACAGGTGGGTCCGTCCACACCTGCTCCTTCCCCAAACCTCCTTTCCTGTCCGCTGCTGCCGAGAACATTCGAGCCAGACGCACTGAAGGACGGGGGTCTCGCTGGGCCAGGGGGGAAACGGCCTCTTAGGCTGCCCGGGTGAGCCGGGAGCACACACCAGTAGGAGTCGGAGGACGCCGAGGCCGCACCTGTGTCGAGACTCACAGCCGGCCCTGGAGAGAGTTAAACTGCTAAAGGTTAGGTCGGGGCGGTTTATAGAGTCCAACAAACAGGGTGGGCAGTGGACCGGCTGTATCCCCACCTGCTCCTGCAGCCCCGACAGCCAAATCCTCCTGCTGGGTGGCTCCCCGTGCAGTCTGTAAGGCCGGGATCCTGCACGGGATCCTTGCGCTTCCCCGGTTTTTGACCGTCCGGCTTATAGTACAGAGTGGGGAAGATGCTACTCACTTGCCCAGGTCGGGGGTCCGCTTCCCTGGGTCACTTGCCCAGGTGGGGGTCGGTTTCCCTGGGTCACTTGCCCAGGTGGGGGTCGGTTTCCCTGGGTCACTTGCCCAGATGGGGGTCCGCTTCCCTGCCTGACTCGGATGCATGTCATCCCGGCCGGGATGTGTTCAccacgtctgtgtgtgtgtcgcACCAGAATGTGTTCACCATCTGTGTGTCTGTCCACACTGGGATGTGTCcactgtgcatgtgtgtctgtgtgtgtccctgtCGGGATGTGTcacaccgtgtgtgtgtgtctgtgtctgtgtgttccaCCGGCTGTGTCcactgtgcatgtgtgtctgtgtgtccttgTCAGAATGTGctcaccgtgtgtgtgtgtctgtccgtCAGGATGTGTTTACTgcttgtgtctctgtgtgtgtgtgtgtccctgttgGGATGtgtttactgtgtgtgtgtgtgtccctgttgGGATGTGTTTactgtgtgtgtacgtgtgtgtgtgtgtgcgtatgtctGTCCCTGTTGGGATGtgtttactgtgtgtgtgtgtctgtccctGTTGGGATGTGTTTttactgtgtgtgtctgtgtccctgTTGGGATGtgtttactgtgtgtgtgtgtgtgtgtgtgtccctgttgGGATGTGTttactgtgtgtgtctgtgtccctgTTGGGATGtgtttactgtgtgtgtgtgtccctgttgGGATGTGTttactgtgtgtgtctgtgtccctgTTGGGATGtgtttactgtgtgtgtgtgtctgtgtccctgTTGGGATGTGTTTactgtgtgtgtgtccctgcccGGATGTCTTCACCGtctgcttgtgtatgtgtgtgagacaCACAGCCCTAGAGACACACCCTCTCCCACACCGACTTCCTGGATCCTGGGTCCCGTGCTCCTGGGGACGCCTGTGACCTGGGCACTCCAGAGGGCATCGCGGGCTCATCCCGCAGTCCAGGGGCCTGGACGGCCGGCCTCTGACGGGACCCCCTCTTTCTGTTAGAAAAGATCCGAGGGTCTCCGGACATCACGTGCGTCTTCCTGAACGTGGAGAGGATGGCAGCCCCGACCAAGGTACCACAGAACGTGGCTGGCTGTTTGTTCCGTATTCCCCGTGATGACGGCGTGGACGCCACAGTGTCCCGCCGGGCGGGGGACAGATGGGGACACGGTGGAGTTAATGACACAGACGTCCTCCTTCCTCTGCGGTTGGCCACCAGCGCCTGGCCTTCCCCTGTGGCTCCTCAGTCGCTCTCTCCTTTTGTAGAAAGAACTGGAAGCCGCCTGGGGCGTGGAGGTGTTTGACCGCTTCACAGTCGTCCTGCACATTTTCCGGTGCAACGCCCGCACGAAGGAAGCCCGGCTTCAGGTGGCCCTGGCGGAGATCCCGCTGCACAGGTATCGTGACGGGGTACCCGGGCCCCTCCGTTCTGTACTCACCTGTAGGTCATTCTGAGGGTACGTGAGGAAGAAAAGCATCGTGGGGgaccgggcgcggtagctcatgcctgtaatcccagcactttgggaggccgaggcgggcggatcacgaggtcaggagatcgagaccatcctggctaacacggtgaaaccccctctctactaaaaaatacaaaaaatagccaggcgaggtggcgggcgcctgtagtcccagctactcgggaggctgaggcaggagaatggcgtgaacccgggaggcggagcttgcagtgagcccagattgcgcccctgcactccagactgggcgacagagcgagactccgtctcaaaaaaaaaagtgccgtGGGTCACTCTGTCCGGGGCCTGATGGGCTGGCTTTCCCCGACCGCCCACCCCAGCTCCCGGCGAGGTCCCCTCGGTCTGGGACACACGTCAGTCACAGTGTCTGAGCTACACGCAGAGCGGGGGCCCCAGCACCAGCCCCTCCCTTCCACCCGGAGGCCCCAGCTCAGTGCCCCCTTCATCTTCGCCTCAGACCTCTGCCGGGAGGGAGACGGCGTCCGCAGAGAGCGAGGCAGTCTCGTTCCCACGCCAGGTCGAACCTGAAACGGGACGTCGCCCACCTGCACCGGGGAGCCGGCTCACGTGGCCCTGGCATCCCGCTGGGTCAGGTAACTCGTGACGGGGTACCCGCGTCCCCTCCGGGCGTCCTGGGTCATTCGGTCGTACGTGAGGGCAGCCACATCGTCAGCCCGCGgaagatgcctgtaatcccacaggGTGGGGGCCGGCTGGGGGCTCGTCTCCTGGTGGCATTTGAGGAGATAGGAGATGATGGTGGTTCTTTGACGTTTTGCCCAAATAGGGAGTCACAAACCGGGGATTTAAACAGCAGAAACCTATAGTCTCCCAtcctggagaccagaagtctgagatcagggtgagGACAGGGCCGCGCTCCCTCCAgagcctccttcctgcctctcccagctcccgggggctccaggcgtccctggacttgtggccgcatcactccagtctctgcgtccgtctccacgtggcctcctcctctgtgtcaaaaaaaaaagtctcttagGACACCCGTCATTGCATTTATGGCCTGCCCTAATCCAGGATCATCTCATTTCTAGATCCTTCACTTAGGACAAACACCCGGTTTCCGAATAAGGTCCCGTCACCGGTTCTGGGAATTAGTCTGAGCTGTGGACAGAGCTTTTAGGAGAACCACAGTTCCATCCACTACAATTGTGTCCACTTCCCtctggaagctctaggggaggccccctgcctctcccagctcctgggggctccaggcgtccctGGGAGGGAGacgtggccacatcactccagtctctgcctccgtctccacgtggccgtctcctctgtgtctgtgtctcctcttcctgtctcttagaaggacacctgtcattggatGTACGGCCCGCCCTACTCCAGGACGATCTCATCTCCAGATCCTTTGCTTACAgacatctgcaaagactattTTTCCAAATGATGTGTCATTTGATTTTGGGAACCACCCAGGTGATTCCGGATGATCTTGGCATTTGAGAGATTCAGGAGATGACATCTCCTTTgagattttttccaaataagatccaTTCAAACCGGGGATTTAAACGACAGGGATATGTCTTTTGAGGGAACCACAGATCAATCAACTTAAGCTGTATCCAGCGCTCCCTCCAGAGCCTCTAGGGGAGgattcttcctgcctctcccagctcccgggggctccaggcgtccctgggcttgtggccgcatcactccagtctctgcgtccgtctccacgtggcctcctcctctgtgtctgtgtctcctcttctgtctcttagaaggacacctgtcattgcaTTCGGGGCCCGCCGTAATCCAGGATCATCTCATCTCTGGATCCTTCTCTTAGGACAAACACCCTATTTCCGAATAAGGTCCCGTTCACCgggaattaggatgtggacagAGCTTTCAGGACGGCCACAGTTTCGTCCACTACAATTGTATCCAGTTCCCTCCGGAGGGTCtaggggaggctccttcctgcctctcccagctcctgggggctcccggcgtccctgggcttgtggccgcatcactccggGCTCTGCCTCTTAGGACACAGGTCATTGCcttagggcccaccctaacctAGGATGGCCTCTTGAGATCCTACAAAGAGCATATTTCGATATCAGGTCCCATCCCCAGGTTCTGGGACTTCGGATGTGAAGGGGCGTCCCTGAGCCCCACTCCCAGTGACGTCCCGGGCCGGGCCCCGGTCGGAGGCCTCCGTAGTGCTCGGGCCTTGCCTTTCTCCCCGAGTCACGGGAAGCCCTCGTGGGCCTCACAGGGTGGATGCGCCCGGAGGCGAGATCCCGTTCCGCCCAGCACGGCCCTTTCTCACGGAACGGGGCGGCGTCGGGCCGCTGCTGGGGAAGGCGGCCGGGCCCCCAGATGCCGGAGCAGGAGCAGGCCCCGGGCCCTCGCGGACCCTCGGCGGCACCCCCCGCTCTTGCGTGGCTCACGCCTCCCCGTCTTGGCTGCTTTTAGGAGAGTCCTTCATGCAGGTGCAGCAGCGTCtcctgagagagaaggaggcCAAGATCCGGAAGGCCCTGGACAGGCTTCGTAAGAAGAGGCAGCTCCTCCGGCAGCAGCGGACGAGGCGGGAGTTCCCCGTGGTCTCCGTGGTGGGGTACACCAACTGCGGTGAGCACCCCAGGGAGGACGCGCCCAGGGAGGGTGCCCCGGTGTCCGCGTGGGGCGCACCAGCTGCCGTGAGAACTTGCCCAGGAGAGGGGCGCCCCGTGGTCTCTCTGGAGGGGTTCACCGGGGCTGTGGTGAGGACGCCGTCTACTCCGTCGTCCTATCCAGAGCATTACCGCCCCGTCTACACCACAGGCTTCCCTCCGTCTACACCGTCCTCCTGTCCACACCATCAGCACTGCCCCATCTATACCACCACCGTCTACACAGTCCACCTGTCTACACCACAAGCTTCCCTCCGTCTACACCGTCCTGCTGTCTacaccatcaccactaccccATCTATACCACCACCGTCTACACAGTCCACCCGTCTACACCAATGTTCCCTTCGTCTACACCGTCCTCCTATCCAGAGCATTACCGCCCCGTCTACACCACAAACTTCCCTCCGTCTACACGGTCCTCCTGTCTACACCATCACCACTGCCTCATCTATACCACTACCCATCTACACAGTCTACCCGTCTACACCACAGCGTCCCCTTCGTCTATCCCGTCCCACTATCCAGAGCATTACCACCCCGTCTACACCACAGGCTTCCCTCCGTCTACACCGTCCTCCTGTCTACACAGTCACCACTGCCCCATCTACACCATCCTCCTGTCTACACCATCACCTCCCCTGTCTACACCATCCTCCTGTCTACACCATCACCCCTGCCCCATCTATGCCACCACCCCATCTACACAGTCCACCCGTCTACACCACAGTGTTCCCTTCGTCTACACCGTCTTCCTGTCTACACCATCACCACTGCCCCGTCTACACCATCCTCCTGTCTACACCATCACCACTGCCCCGTCTAGACCACCACCCCATCTACACAATCCACCCGTCTACACCACAGCATCCCCTTCCGTCTACACCGTCCTCCCAGCCACAGCAGCACCACCCCGTCTCTACCATCCCACCATCTACGCCATTGCCAGATCTACCCAGACGACCCCACGCCCATCCACGCCTTCACACACACACCGTCTGCACCCCCAGCTGCCCTGTGTCCACACCGCGGCCCTGCTGCGTCGGCCTGAGAGCGGCGACGGCGGCTTCGTCCCACGCGTCGTGTCCGGCCCGGGGGTGCCCGAGGGGCTCGGGGACCGTGGAGCCCGGGGTGCGGCCACCCAGGAGGGTGCCGTGGTCTCCATTCGGAGGGCCCGGGTGCCGCGCCGGGAGCTGGGACACGAGGGTCTCTGCAGCTCCCCGACCTCCACGCCCTCCTAGGGAAGACCACGCTGATCAAGGCGCTGACGGGCGACGCCGCCATCCGGCCGCGGGACCAGCTGTTTGCCACGCTGGACGTCACGGCCCACGCGGGCGCGCTGCCCTCACGCATGACCGTCCTGTACGTGGACACCATCGGCTTCCTCTCCCAGCTGCCGCACGGCCTCATCGAGTCCTTCTCCGCCACCCTGGAAGACGTGGCTCAC
This portion of the Macaca thibetana thibetana isolate TM-01 chromosome X, ASM2454274v1, whole genome shotgun sequence genome encodes:
- the LOC126946859 gene encoding putative GTP-binding protein 6; this encodes MWALRAAVRRGLRLSRVGRGLPAPRAAAPSCPARALAAVGRRGPGNLEGPWGGGPGLRADGGRSRAEDDEEEPEDADENAEEEELLQGEPLLPAGTQRVCLVHPDVKWGPGKPQMTRAEWQVAEATALVHTLDGWSVVQTMVVSTKSPDRKLVFGKGNFQHLTEKIRGSPDITCVFLNVERMAAPTKKELEAAWGVEVFDRFTVVLHIFRCNARTKEARLQVALAEIPLHRSNLKRDVAHLHRGAGSRGPGESFMQVQQRLLREKEAKIRKALDRLRKKRQLLRQQRTRREFPVVSVVGYTNCGKTTLIKALTGDAAIRPRDQLFATLDVTAHAGALPSRMTVLYVDTIGFLSQLPHGLIESFSATLEDVAHSDLIVHVRDVSHPEVELQKRSVLSTLHSLQLPAPLLDSMVEVHNKVDLVPGYSPTEPNAVPVSALLGHGLQELKAELDAAVLKATGRQILTLRVRLAGAQLSWLYKEATVQDVDVIPEDGAADVTVIISDSAYGKFRKLFPG